In Lachnospiraceae bacterium, the DNA window TACACCCACGCCACAAGCGGGGTTGGTGTGGATGTCCTGATGGAGCAGGGGCTTGTTGCCCTCTACGGCCCGATAGGCATCCAGCAGAGTGATTTTCTCCGGCTCACGAGCCAGAGCGGGTCGGGGATGTCCCTTCACGCTGACCAGCAGTCCTCCCTTCCGCAAGGCGGACATGAGCTGGCGCACATAGGCAGGATTCGTCTGAACGCTCTCTGCCAGCTTGTTACTGGTCAGGTCGCAGTCTGGGTACAGAGCGATAAAAGCCAGAATATGAACAGCATCGCTAAGGCGGGTTGGATATTTCATGGACGGATCTCCTTTTTTGCTTTGATGTTATTTTTATTATAACAGCATATTGACAGCGATGCAAGAGGATGCTAAGATGATTTGAAGTAAGAATAAAAATAACACCAACTCGAAAGGAATGGTGAAAATGAACTTCTATGATGATTTGGTCATGCAGACCCAGATGAATTACTCCAGGCACTATCCTATCTATGCTTCCGGCAGTACGCCTTATCAGCTGACTGACAAAAAGCCGCTGCCGTATAGCGAACAGATCCATCGTTTGGTACAGGAGGTAAAGGAAGCTGATTGTGTGGTAGTGGGAGGGGCCTCCGGCCTGTCTGCTGCCGGTGGCGGAGATTTTTACTACGAGGACAACGACTCCTACCGCAAATACTTCCGACCTTTTGCCGAGAAATACCACTTCAAAGGTGCTTTTGCAGGGATGATGCACCCCTGGAAGACAAGGGAAGAGTATTGGGGGTATCTCGCCACCTTCCTTCACACCACCCAGACCGCACCTGTGCGTCATTCCTATTTGGATTTAGACGCTTTGCTGAAAGGCAAGGACTTCTTCATCCTCACCACTAATCAGGATACCCAGTTTGTCAAACTCTACCCGGAGGAGAAGGTGGCGGAGATCCAGGGGGATCACCGCTTCTTCCAGTGTGCCGCCTGTTGTACCGATGACACCTGGGATGCGGTAAAGCCGGTGGCTGATATGGTAGCCGCTATGGGGGATGGCACGAAGATTCCTACGGATCTCATTCCCCGGTGCCCCCACTGCGGCGGTGAGGCATTCCCCTGGGTGCGAGGATATGGGAATTTCCTGCAAGGAAAGAAATACGAAGAACAGTACGAAAAAATTTCTCGCTACGTACTGGAACACAAAGACAGCAAAATTCTGTTCCTGGAGCTGGGCGTTGGCCGAATGACTCCCATGTTTATCCAAGAGCCTTTCTGGAACCTGACCCTCAGATTTCCCCATGCTCGATATATTGCTATCAACGATAAGTATGACTTCCTGCCCAAGCAGTTGGCGGACAAGGGCATGACCATTGTGGCCGACATTGCTCAAGTGTTACGGGATGCACGGGACACCATGGGCAGCGGAGATAACGATCAATGAGGGTTGGAAACCAAACGGTGCTTCAGGAACTTGCCGAGCGTATTGATCAAGCAGATGCCGTTGTGATCGGAGGCGGCTCCGGCCTGTCAAGCGCGGCTGGATACGACCACTACCATTGGTCCCCGGCACTTTCGGAGGCATTGGCTCCCTTTCGCGAACAGTATGGCTTTACCTCTCCGCTGGCTGGATTCTACCATTGCTTTTCCAGCTATGGGGAACAGTGGGGGTATTACAGTCAATATATCCGCTTCATGTGGGAAGCCCCTACTGGGCAGCCCTATCTGGACCTGCAGGCGCTTATTGCGGACAAACCTGCTTTTGTTCTGACTACCAATGTGGATCAGCAGTTTTTTCGAGTATTTCCCCAGAAACAAATTTGCGCCTTTCAGGGAGACTTTAGCTACTGCCAATGCAGTCAGCCCTGCCGGGATGATATTGGGGAAAACTGCGAACTGGTGAAGGAACTGACTGGTTGCTTGGTAGGTGTTCGCCTGCCGGAGGAGGCTGTTCCCCGTTGCCCGGATTGCGGGCGAGTGCTGGTGCCCTGGGTACGAGATGATACCTTTCTGGAGGGAACCTTCTGGCAGGATAGTCTGCATCGCTACCATAGATTCCTGCGGCACTGGATAATGGATCAGTCCGACAAAAAAGTCCTGCTGTTGGAACTTGGCGTGGGTGAGATGACACCCAGTATCATCAAATTGCCCTTCTGGGAACTTACTGCCAAAAACGAAAACGTCTTTTATGCATGCCTTAATCGAGAGGCAGCTCATAGGCCAGAGCATCTGAGGGGACGCAGCCTGTATCTGCAAGGAGATTTGGCGGAAACTCTAGCTGCCCTCCGGCAGGAGCGATCCATCGCAGCAACCATAAAATAGAAAAGGAGCGAACGAATATGATTGATTGGAACCCTATTGCGGAAAAATTCAGAGAAGCGGATGCTATCCTGATCGGGGCCAGTAACGGCCTATCCATCACCGAAGGACTGCGTTTGTTTGCGGACAATGCAGCCTTTGATGAATTGTTTGGGGATTTCAAACAAAAATACGGCTTACGTTGTATTTTGCAGGGCATGATGGCCGGATGGCCCAGCGAGGAGGAAAAGTGGGCCTTCTGGGCCCGTCTCATCCATCATTACTGCGGGCAGTATCAGCCTACGCCGGTGATGAACGATTTGAAGGCCATTGTGGGAGAAAAAGATTACTTTGTCGTCACATCAAACGGAGAAGGTCACTTTGAACTGTGCGGCTTCGATCCGACGAAAATCTATGAGATTGAGGGCAACTGGTTTACGATGCAGTGTGCCCGCCCCTGCCACGACACCTTCTATTCAAGTTTAGAGGTGGCCGAAAAATTATCGGCTGCTGAACAGGGCGGCCATGTGCCTACAGAGTTGGTGCCGCGTTGTCCCAAGTGCGGAGGTCCCATGGACATCCACATGGGCGCAGGTCAGAGAATGATTCCGGATACCGCTGCCCAGGCACGGTTCCAAAACTTTCTGAAAATCTACCACGGGAAGAAACTGGTAGTTCTGGAGCTGGGCATTGGCTGGCGCAATCAGCTGATCAAGGCTCCGATGATGCGCCTGGTGGCCAGCGAGCCAAACGCCACTTATGTGACCATCAATCTGGGGGAAATCTACATTGCGGACAATATCAAAGAGAAGTCCTTCGGACTGGACGGGCGGCTGGATGAGCTGCTGCCTGCTCTCCGTGAGGCGTGCGAGGCATGACGATTTCGGAGCAAGTGCAAAATGACTATACAAATGCATAAGAAAGTTAAAATCACCGTGCTGCGGACGGAATATTATCAAGAACTGGCAGAACAGTATGCAATTCCTAATTTGGGGAAGTGTCCTTTTCATCAGAAAGGTCAAGTGCTATACAGCGATGGCATCCATCCGCCGGATGGAATGTGTGGCGTTGCTTGGCAGGTGATTGCTCCCATGGCATGTCAGCTATCTTCGGGGGAATTAGTTCAGCCATCTGGTACTTGGCTGAATGATGATACGATTGGCGTGTTCGCTTGTCCAGACGGAATTCGGCCGGTCATTTTTCTCTTAGAGGCAGAGTAAAGAATACAATTTTGATATTAAAAATTTAAACAGGAGGGTAAATTATGCAAATTCGACAGATACGAAATGCAACCATTAAAATTCACTATGGGGGGAAGATTTTTTTAGTCGATCCGTGGCTCGCCCCCAAGGACGGTTTTGGTTGCTTTGCCAGACTTCCCGAATCCATTCCCTTTAAAACGCCGGATTCTCAGAAAACATTCATTTCCATGCCCATTTGTCCGCTTCCCACAACGGTTGATGAAATTCTTGCAGATGTGGACTATTATATTGTTACTCATATCCATCCGGATCATATTGATATGGAGATGGACGGAACAGTTGGGAATATGTTAAACAAGGAAACACCCGTGCTGGTACAGAACAACGAAGATGCGCAGGTTTTTGTTCGGTCGAGATTTAAAGATGTAAGAATCTTGCCGAAGTCTGGTCTTTCGATTGGAGAAATAACCGTGACAAATGTACCGGCACGACATGGCGTGACGATTCCCTGTGGTTCTGCCATGGGGTTTATGATGGAAGGAGAGGAAAAAACACTTTATCTTGCCGGTGATACCGTTTGGTATGAACAGGTAGAGGAAAACTTGAGACGGTTTCAGCCTGATGTTATCATACTAAATGCTTGTGCTGCGGAGCTTGTTGATTTTGGCAGACTGATTATGGATGCTGAAGATGTGGCACAAGTAATCACACACGCTCCAGAAGCCGATATTATTATCAGTCATATGGATAATGTGGCACATGCTTCTCTTTCTCGCACTTCTTTAAGTGAGCAGTTGGAATCACAGAATCTTCTCTCTCGAGTGAAGATCCCTGCCGACGGTGAAACTTTGTCGTTTTAAAACACAGTTTGCATCCTTGCTTGTCAAGTGATAAAATATTTTCCGTAAAATAATGTAAAGCAAACGCCATTGACAATGGAACTCCAGCTGTCAATGAAAAAAACAATAGCCGGGAAGTTGACTCAAATTGTCAATGCCTCCCGGCTGTTATCATGCAGATATTAATATAGTTAGAATCATGGTATATATTTCATTCCCCATTGGGAAATGGCGTAAAAGACCGGCAGCAGGTCACGACCTTTCTCAGTAAGGAAATATTCCACCCGCAAGGGCATCTCATTGTACTGGATTCGTTGTATTAAATCATCGGCTTCCAACTCTTTGAGGGCATTTGTCAGCGCCGTATTTGTAATTGGCTTTAGCATCTTTTTCAGTTCCCCAAACCGCATGGGACACTTGATGCATAGTTCATAGAGAATTTGGAGCTTCCATTTGCCCTGCAGCATTTGAACCACCGGCGTGACCGGGCAGTTTCCCTCGCCAGTTAGAATGACACTGTCAACCTTTTCTTTGAATTCTTCATAAGTCATAATTGGAGCTTTCCTCGTCTTTTGCAGTATATTTTTTGATACCAGGTACAAATAATTTGCGTACTTGAACGAAAATTGCTATCAGATATAATAAATATATCACCGGTTGGCCGTGCAGTCAACGACTGAAATTTCTTAGAAAGGTCTGAATTTTATGAAAGAACTGAACATTATGGAGGCTACTGTTCTGACCTCCCCCAATCCGCTGACACTGATCTGCTCTAAAAAGGAGGATGGTTCTACGAACCTGGCTCCCATTTGCTTTGTGTCTTACCTCTCCTTCAATCCGCCTATGGTGGGCTTCGCCACTGGCAAACAGTCCCACACCGGCAAGCGTGTGCGTGAGACCGGCAAAGTCATCGTCACTGTTCCCGGTGAGAGTCTGGCTGGCACAGTAATGGCCTGCGGAGCGTCTACCGGTGCCGAGACCGACAAGGTGGCCGCCAACAACATCGAGATGATGGCTGTGGAGGGCAGCGACATCCAGATTCCGGCGGACACCCGGCTGGCGATGGTGGCTACCTTGCAGCAGTCGGTGGAGGTGGGCGACCATATCCTGCACATCTGTCAGGTGGACAAGTTCCTGGGCGATGAGAAGAAGAAGGGGCTGTATGCCTGGAACGGCTTCGGGAAAGTTGCACCTGCGGCAGAAGGCTGAATCTTAAAACGGTAAGGAGGCATCAGCGGTGGCTGTTTGTATTAAAGACTGTATTCAAAACATGAATCTGGTGATCGGCTGTACGATCGGTTGCAGCTACTGCTACGCCAGAAATAATGTCCGCCGGTTTCACATGACCGACGACTTTGAAAAGCCAGAGTTTTTTCCAAATAAGCTGCGGCTGATGGAGAAAAAGCGCCCACAGACTTTTCTGCTCACCGGCATGAGCGATTTTTCCCACTGGAAGACAGAGTGGCGGGAACAGGTATTTGCCAAGATGACTGAGAATCCGCAGCACCAATATCTGTTTTTGACCAAGCGACCGGAGGATATTGTGTTTTCCACGACCCTGGAGAATGCTTGGTTTGGTGTATCTGTTACCTCCAGCAAAGAAAAAAACCGTATCCGGACTTTGCGGGAGCATATCCATGGCGGACACTATCATGTGACCTTTGAACCTATGTTTGATGAGGTTGGCATGGTAGACCTTACCGGAATTGAGTGGATCGTCATTGGGACTGAGACCGGACATAGGAAGGGCAAAGCCGTATCGAAACCGGAATGGGTGTGGAACCTGACACATCAGGCCCATGCGCTTGGCATCCCTGTATTTATGAAGGAAGATCTGCTTCCTATCATGGGAGAGGCACAGATGGTACAAGAATTTCCCCCGGCTTTTTACCGGGTATTGGAGGAACAGAAGACATGGCGGAAGTAAAAGAGAGCAGCATTCTGATTCAGGATGTAGAAACCAAAAATATTATGACAAAATCCGCCCTGCCGGTGGGAGGCTATTCCGTCAATCCTTATGTGGGATGTACCCATGGCTGCAAATACTGCTACGCCTCGTTTATGAAGCGATTTACCGGGCACACCGAACCGTGGGGGACATTCCTGGATGTGAAACATTGGCCAGCAATCAAAAATCCGCAAAAATACAAAGGGCAGCGCGTAGTCATCGGTTCAGTGACCGATGGCTATCTGCCCCAGGAGGCTCAGTTTCAGAACACCCGTAAGCTTCTTGAACAGCTCCGGGGCAGTGAGGCAGAAATTCTCATCTGTACCAAGTCAGACTTGGTAATCCGTGACATTGACCTTCTGAAAAAATTGGGAAAGGTCACGGTTTCTTGGTCGATCAATACATTGGACGAAGGCTTTAAAAATGATATGGACGATGCCGTCAGCATCAAGCGGCGGCTGGATGCCATGAAGCAGATCTATGATGCGGGCATTCGCACCGTCTGCTTTATTGCCCCTGTCTTTCCGGATGTCACGGATTTTGAGGCTATCTTCCATCAGGTCAGAAATCAATGCGACCTGATATGGTTAGAAAATCTAAACCTGCGAGGCGGATTCAAAAAAGACATCATGGACTATATTTGTAAAAAATATCCTGACTTGGTTCCGCTGTACGATGCTATCTACAATAAGGGAGACAGAAGCTACTTCCGTGGTTTGGAGGATCAAGCGGAACGGCTGGCACAAGAAAACAGCTGTCCCTTCGTGGACAACGAGCTGCCCTACGGACGAGCAGAGCCTGGGCACCCGGTCATTGTGGATTACTTTTACCATGAGGAAGTTCGTGGCTCGGAAAACACCGGGCGACGCAACACCAAAAAATAATTTGTGAAATAAATGGGTTCTGACATGGAGCTGTGCTTCAATGTCAGAACCTTTTTTAGCACTGTTTACCCATTCAGAAATTTTCTTATCCCTCTTGGAAGGACTTGTACTCCGTCTATTGTTTTTCGATTTTCCCCGCTCTACAATGTAGACAGAACGATTAAATGATTGTTTATTGATATTGAGAGGTGAGAAAGATGCTTTTGAAGGATGCGAAGATTGGACGGGCTTATACCGTAAAGTCCATTCATCTTCCCTTTCAGCTTGAGCGGCGTTTGGAGACTTTGGGCATGACCCGTCAGACCGCCATCTCTGTGCTGAACCGAAAAGGAAAGGGAATTTTGATTATTAAACTGCGGGGCACCCGGTTTGCCTTGGGGTATAACATTACCAAAAATATTACAGTGGAAGAAGGTGACGTGCATGAGTGAACAGGAAATGACCATTGGATTTATCGGCAACCCGAACTGCGGCAAGACCACCCTGTTCAACGCCTATACCGGGGCCAACCTGAAAGTGGCCAACTGGCCGGGCGTGACCGTGGAGAAGGTGGAGGGCGTCATGAAGGACCACGACCTTACCATCCATCTGGTAGACTTACCCGGCACCTACAGCCTGACCTCCTATACCATGGAGGAAACCGTCTCCCGGCAGTTTATCCTCAGCGATGAGGTGGATGTCATCATCAATGTGGCGGATGCCTCCGCACTGGAACGCAGTCTCTATCTGACCTTGCAACTGCTGGAGCTGGGCAAGCCAGTGGTGCTGGCTCTGAACATGATGGACATTGTGGAAAAGCGGGGCATGGAGATCGACCTGTACCGTCTGCCGGAGATGCTGGGCATCCCGGTAATCCCGGTCTCCGCCCGTCAGCGCCGTGGGCTGGATATTCTGCTCCATGCCGCCGCCCACCACAAGGATTGCACCGACCCGGACTGTTTGATCCACCACCATAAGGTCCGCTCCAAACACCGGCACGATCACCACTCAGAGTATGCCATGGTCTATTCCGATGAGATCGAGGACAAGATCGACCAGATCATGCCGGAGCTGAAGCGTCGTTATCCAGGTCTGACGAACTACCGCTGGCATGCGCTGAAGCTGCTGGAGGAGGAT includes these proteins:
- a CDS encoding flavin reductase family protein; translation: MKELNIMEATVLTSPNPLTLICSKKEDGSTNLAPICFVSYLSFNPPMVGFATGKQSHTGKRVRETGKVIVTVPGESLAGTVMACGASTGAETDKVAANNIEMMAVEGSDIQIPADTRLAMVATLQQSVEVGDHILHICQVDKFLGDEKKKGLYAWNGFGKVAPAAEG
- a CDS encoding radical SAM mobile pair protein B, with the protein product MAEVKESSILIQDVETKNIMTKSALPVGGYSVNPYVGCTHGCKYCYASFMKRFTGHTEPWGTFLDVKHWPAIKNPQKYKGQRVVIGSVTDGYLPQEAQFQNTRKLLEQLRGSEAEILICTKSDLVIRDIDLLKKLGKVTVSWSINTLDEGFKNDMDDAVSIKRRLDAMKQIYDAGIRTVCFIAPVFPDVTDFEAIFHQVRNQCDLIWLENLNLRGGFKKDIMDYICKKYPDLVPLYDAIYNKGDRSYFRGLEDQAERLAQENSCPFVDNELPYGRAEPGHPVIVDYFYHEEVRGSENTGRRNTKK
- a CDS encoding helix-turn-helix transcriptional regulator; this encodes MTYEEFKEKVDSVILTGEGNCPVTPVVQMLQGKWKLQILYELCIKCPMRFGELKKMLKPITNTALTNALKELEADDLIQRIQYNEMPLRVEYFLTEKGRDLLPVFYAISQWGMKYIP
- a CDS encoding TIGR04076 family protein; translated protein: MTIQMHKKVKITVLRTEYYQELAEQYAIPNLGKCPFHQKGQVLYSDGIHPPDGMCGVAWQVIAPMACQLSSGELVQPSGTWLNDDTIGVFACPDGIRPVIFLLEAE
- a CDS encoding Rrf2 family transcriptional regulator, yielding MKYPTRLSDAVHILAFIALYPDCDLTSNKLAESVQTNPAYVRQLMSALRKGGLLVSVKGHPRPALAREPEKITLLDAYRAVEGNKPLLHQDIHTNPACGVGVNIQLVLRDFYLDIQKTAEQRMQEITLKDVLEQYHMKLEGTLLQRL
- a CDS encoding NAD-dependent protein deacetylase, SIR2 family, translated to MIDWNPIAEKFREADAILIGASNGLSITEGLRLFADNAAFDELFGDFKQKYGLRCILQGMMAGWPSEEEKWAFWARLIHHYCGQYQPTPVMNDLKAIVGEKDYFVVTSNGEGHFELCGFDPTKIYEIEGNWFTMQCARPCHDTFYSSLEVAEKLSAAEQGGHVPTELVPRCPKCGGPMDIHMGAGQRMIPDTAAQARFQNFLKIYHGKKLVVLELGIGWRNQLIKAPMMRLVASEPNATYVTINLGEIYIADNIKEKSFGLDGRLDELLPALREACEA
- a CDS encoding radical SAM mobile pair protein A; its protein translation is MAVCIKDCIQNMNLVIGCTIGCSYCYARNNVRRFHMTDDFEKPEFFPNKLRLMEKKRPQTFLLTGMSDFSHWKTEWREQVFAKMTENPQHQYLFLTKRPEDIVFSTTLENAWFGVSVTSSKEKNRIRTLREHIHGGHYHVTFEPMFDEVGMVDLTGIEWIVIGTETGHRKGKAVSKPEWVWNLTHQAHALGIPVFMKEDLLPIMGEAQMVQEFPPAFYRVLEEQKTWRK
- a CDS encoding ferrous iron transport protein A, with amino-acid sequence MLLKDAKIGRAYTVKSIHLPFQLERRLETLGMTRQTAISVLNRKGKGILIIKLRGTRFALGYNITKNITVEEGDVHE
- a CDS encoding NAD-dependent protein deacetylase, SIR2 family, with the protein product MRVGNQTVLQELAERIDQADAVVIGGGSGLSSAAGYDHYHWSPALSEALAPFREQYGFTSPLAGFYHCFSSYGEQWGYYSQYIRFMWEAPTGQPYLDLQALIADKPAFVLTTNVDQQFFRVFPQKQICAFQGDFSYCQCSQPCRDDIGENCELVKELTGCLVGVRLPEEAVPRCPDCGRVLVPWVRDDTFLEGTFWQDSLHRYHRFLRHWIMDQSDKKVLLLELGVGEMTPSIIKLPFWELTAKNENVFYACLNREAAHRPEHLRGRSLYLQGDLAETLAALRQERSIAATIK
- a CDS encoding MBL fold metallo-hydrolase — its product is MQIRQIRNATIKIHYGGKIFLVDPWLAPKDGFGCFARLPESIPFKTPDSQKTFISMPICPLPTTVDEILADVDYYIVTHIHPDHIDMEMDGTVGNMLNKETPVLVQNNEDAQVFVRSRFKDVRILPKSGLSIGEITVTNVPARHGVTIPCGSAMGFMMEGEEKTLYLAGDTVWYEQVEENLRRFQPDVIILNACAAELVDFGRLIMDAEDVAQVITHAPEADIIISHMDNVAHASLSRTSLSEQLESQNLLSRVKIPADGETLSF
- a CDS encoding NAD-dependent protein deacetylase, with the translated sequence MNFYDDLVMQTQMNYSRHYPIYASGSTPYQLTDKKPLPYSEQIHRLVQEVKEADCVVVGGASGLSAAGGGDFYYEDNDSYRKYFRPFAEKYHFKGAFAGMMHPWKTREEYWGYLATFLHTTQTAPVRHSYLDLDALLKGKDFFILTTNQDTQFVKLYPEEKVAEIQGDHRFFQCAACCTDDTWDAVKPVADMVAAMGDGTKIPTDLIPRCPHCGGEAFPWVRGYGNFLQGKKYEEQYEKISRYVLEHKDSKILFLELGVGRMTPMFIQEPFWNLTLRFPHARYIAINDKYDFLPKQLADKGMTIVADIAQVLRDARDTMGSGDNDQ